From the genome of Naumannella halotolerans, one region includes:
- a CDS encoding polyprenyl synthetase family protein, with protein MDTRELALDPNYPAGPAVRDAVGLQIADFLAARGPELDAMEPRAGELLRQASVFGAGGKRLRPAFCLWGWVAATGDLRAAEPLVAAAASLDLLHLSALVHDDVMDESELRRGRPASHKQFEELHRAAGLAGDPELFGRAGAILLGDLLLMWSVQMLHTRGPAAQVLAPALPLLERMRTEVTVGQYLDVLAQATPLDDPATVAELLPLAERVLEFKTASYTVVRPLQFGAALGGAEESLLNALAEYALPLGRAFQLRDDLLGVFGDEQLTGKPAGDDLREGKRTALLAHALAGAAPADREELAAQIGRADLDLDLTRSLIVGSGAVERVESMITENAAAALEALSRAGLGEDAETGLTVLVDAAINRVH; from the coding sequence GTGGACACCCGTGAGCTCGCCCTGGACCCGAACTATCCTGCCGGCCCGGCGGTACGCGATGCGGTCGGTCTGCAGATCGCCGACTTCCTCGCCGCGCGCGGCCCCGAACTCGACGCGATGGAGCCACGGGCCGGGGAGCTGCTGCGGCAGGCGTCGGTGTTCGGGGCCGGCGGCAAACGGTTGCGGCCGGCGTTCTGCCTGTGGGGTTGGGTGGCCGCGACCGGTGACCTCCGCGCAGCCGAACCGTTGGTGGCCGCGGCGGCCAGTCTCGACCTGCTGCACCTCTCGGCCCTGGTGCACGACGATGTGATGGACGAATCCGAACTGCGCCGTGGTCGACCGGCCTCGCACAAGCAGTTCGAGGAACTGCACCGCGCCGCCGGACTGGCCGGTGACCCGGAGTTGTTCGGCCGGGCCGGGGCGATCCTGCTCGGTGACCTGTTGTTGATGTGGTCGGTGCAGATGTTGCACACCCGCGGCCCGGCCGCTCAGGTGCTCGCCCCGGCGCTGCCGCTGCTGGAACGGATGCGCACCGAGGTGACGGTCGGTCAGTACCTGGATGTGCTCGCCCAGGCCACGCCGCTGGACGATCCGGCGACCGTCGCCGAGTTGTTGCCCCTCGCCGAGCGGGTGCTGGAGTTCAAGACCGCCAGTTACACCGTGGTCCGCCCGCTGCAGTTCGGGGCAGCTCTCGGCGGTGCCGAGGAGTCGCTGCTGAATGCCCTGGCCGAGTACGCCTTGCCGCTGGGACGCGCCTTCCAGTTGCGAGACGATCTGCTCGGTGTGTTCGGCGACGAACAGCTGACCGGCAAACCGGCCGGTGACGATCTGCGGGAGGGCAAACGGACCGCGCTGCTCGCCCACGCCCTGGCCGGGGCCGCTCCGGCGGATCGGGAAGAACTGGCTGCACAGATCGGCCGCGCCGACCTCGACCTGGACCTGACCCGGTCGTTGATCGTCGGCAGCGGCGCGGTGGAACGGGTCGAGTCGATGATCACCGAGAACGCTGCGGCCGCACTCGAGGCACTGTCCCGAGCGGGGCTGGGTGAGGACGCCGAGACCGGGCTGACGGTGTTGGTCGACGCGGCCATCAACCGGGTGCACTGA
- the metF gene encoding methylenetetrahydrofolate reductase [NAD(P)H] → MSVNTRPATIAQLLEASDRPLFSFEFFPPRDAEAEQTLWRTVRELEPLGPDFISVTYGASGSTRDRTIRSTERISRDTSLRTMAHLTCVGQSAAQVRHTVGAYAAAGVHHVLAIRGDPPGGPTAPWQQHPEGLANATELVELVASLGDFCIGVAAFPDLHPDRRDAELDARILVAKAAAGASFAITQLFFDPQAWLRLVERVRARGCDLPIIPGIQPVTNLRQIERFAELSGADLPRRVTDRLNAAGDNPDAVRAVGIDIATELCEDLLSLGAPGLHLYTLNRSRASREIFARLH, encoded by the coding sequence ATGTCGGTGAACACGCGCCCTGCCACCATTGCGCAGTTGCTGGAGGCCTCGGACCGTCCGCTGTTCTCCTTCGAGTTCTTCCCGCCCCGCGATGCCGAGGCCGAGCAGACCCTCTGGCGGACGGTACGGGAGCTGGAGCCGCTCGGCCCCGATTTCATCTCGGTCACCTATGGTGCCTCCGGCTCCACCCGGGACCGGACCATCCGCTCCACCGAGCGGATCTCCCGCGACACCTCGCTGCGGACGATGGCGCACCTGACCTGCGTCGGGCAGTCGGCGGCGCAGGTACGGCACACGGTCGGGGCCTACGCCGCCGCCGGGGTGCATCACGTGCTGGCGATCCGGGGCGATCCACCGGGCGGGCCGACAGCACCCTGGCAGCAGCATCCGGAGGGTTTGGCCAATGCCACCGAGCTGGTGGAACTGGTGGCCTCCCTGGGGGACTTCTGCATCGGGGTGGCGGCTTTTCCCGATCTGCATCCCGATCGGCGCGATGCCGAACTGGACGCCCGGATCCTGGTGGCGAAGGCCGCTGCCGGGGCGTCGTTCGCGATCACCCAGTTGTTCTTCGACCCCCAAGCCTGGCTGCGGCTCGTCGAACGGGTACGCGCCCGGGGCTGCGATCTGCCGATCATCCCCGGTATCCAGCCGGTGACGAATCTGCGGCAGATCGAGCGGTTCGCCGAACTCTCCGGGGCCGATCTCCCGCGACGGGTGACCGACCGGTTGAATGCCGCCGGGGACAACCCCGACGCGGTGCGTGCGGTCGGCATCGACATCGCCACCGAGCTCTGCGAGGACCTGCTGTCGCTGGGGGCACCGGGGCTGCATCTGTACACCCTCAACCGTTCCCGCGCCTCGCGGGAGATCTTCGCCCGGTTGCACTGA
- a CDS encoding HelD family protein — protein MERELASEQAHVDKVYDRLSAAARSARQVATEGQALYRTDRNNFVRDEDGTGMYERDVFAFQAAKRLATLDAEHEGLVFGRLDRTDGEIRYIGRIGVRDADYEPLVIDWRARAAEPFYRATPADPMEVIRRRVLRSRGEKVIGIEDDLLDTDSDTDLVVLGEGALMAALSRARGSQMKDIVATIQAEQDEAIRAPYSGATIISGGPGTGKTVVALHRAAYLLYSNRRRFESGGVLVVGPSQVFMNYIERVLPSLGEDAVTLRSIGAVAVDSLGFSASVTDPPQVHRIKGSLRMVPVLRSLLDSADPNATEPPRLRVSVKGEVLILGAEELTRIRRQILRQRRYNQSLREAESALLETLWRRWSALDRGPEAAELEREAFDDLVTSSSAYRDFIAQWWPPLTAMQVLRRLADPARAALAGRDRLSTAEIELLSAVYAAETAWTVDDIALLDELTTILGPVPEAEPDEDNAVSFSDTRQAELVTTADRLSRNREIDPNADTHDSFAHILLDEAQDITPMQWRMLRRRGGGASWTIVGDPAQSSWPDRAETDQAINELIGRGPSRRFRMSTNYRSPAEVFELAAKVVRSDVPDADLPDAVRRTGVAPTLLATTGAELVPTLLDVITDLTAQVEGTIGVIAPPSRLTQLRTALDGSVGRELGRRLVVVSPLEAKGLEYDAAVVVAPDEIVAESPGGIRVLYVALTRPTQRLVTIDVDSPGRWRPARSEPGPA, from the coding sequence CTGGAGCGCGAACTGGCGTCCGAGCAGGCCCACGTGGACAAGGTCTACGACCGACTGTCGGCGGCTGCCCGATCGGCCCGTCAGGTGGCCACCGAGGGCCAGGCGTTGTACCGCACCGACCGGAACAACTTCGTCCGCGACGAGGACGGTACCGGGATGTACGAGCGGGACGTCTTCGCCTTCCAGGCCGCCAAACGTCTGGCCACCCTCGACGCCGAGCACGAGGGCCTGGTCTTCGGCCGGCTGGACCGGACCGACGGTGAGATCCGCTACATCGGCCGGATCGGTGTCCGCGACGCCGATTACGAACCGTTGGTGATCGACTGGCGGGCACGGGCTGCCGAACCGTTCTACCGTGCCACCCCGGCCGATCCGATGGAGGTGATCCGCCGCCGGGTGCTGCGCTCACGGGGCGAGAAGGTGATCGGGATCGAGGACGATTTGCTCGACACCGACAGCGACACCGACCTGGTGGTGCTCGGTGAGGGCGCATTGATGGCGGCACTGAGCCGCGCCCGGGGCAGCCAGATGAAGGACATCGTGGCCACCATCCAGGCCGAACAGGATGAGGCCATCCGCGCCCCCTACTCGGGGGCGACGATCATCAGCGGCGGTCCGGGCACCGGCAAGACCGTGGTCGCCCTGCACCGTGCGGCCTACCTGCTGTACTCCAACCGGCGTCGGTTCGAATCCGGTGGTGTGCTGGTGGTCGGGCCCAGCCAGGTCTTCATGAACTACATCGAACGGGTCCTGCCCTCGCTGGGTGAGGATGCGGTCACCCTGCGCTCGATCGGTGCGGTGGCCGTGGACTCCCTCGGATTCTCCGCCTCGGTGACCGACCCACCGCAGGTGCACCGGATCAAGGGCAGCCTGCGGATGGTGCCGGTGCTGCGATCCCTGCTGGACAGTGCCGACCCGAACGCGACCGAGCCGCCGCGGTTACGGGTCAGCGTCAAGGGTGAGGTGCTGATCCTCGGCGCCGAGGAGCTGACCCGGATCCGTCGCCAGATCCTTCGCCAGCGCCGTTACAACCAGTCACTGCGGGAGGCCGAGTCGGCGCTGCTGGAGACCCTCTGGCGACGCTGGAGCGCCCTCGACCGGGGCCCCGAGGCGGCCGAACTGGAACGCGAGGCGTTCGACGATCTGGTCACCTCCTCCTCGGCGTACCGGGACTTCATCGCCCAGTGGTGGCCACCGCTGACCGCGATGCAGGTGTTGCGCCGGTTGGCCGACCCGGCCCGCGCGGCACTGGCCGGGCGGGACCGTCTGAGCACCGCCGAGATCGAGTTGCTGTCGGCTGTCTATGCCGCCGAGACTGCCTGGACCGTGGACGACATCGCCTTGTTGGACGAGCTGACCACGATCCTCGGCCCGGTCCCCGAGGCCGAACCCGATGAGGACAATGCGGTCAGCTTCAGCGACACCCGGCAGGCCGAATTGGTGACCACCGCCGACCGGCTGTCCCGCAACCGGGAGATCGATCCGAACGCCGACACCCATGACAGCTTCGCCCACATCCTGCTCGACGAGGCACAGGACATCACGCCGATGCAGTGGCGGATGCTGCGCCGCCGCGGTGGTGGCGCCTCCTGGACGATCGTCGGCGATCCGGCACAGAGCTCCTGGCCCGATCGCGCCGAGACCGACCAGGCGATCAACGAGCTGATCGGGCGTGGACCCTCGCGCCGGTTCCGGATGAGCACCAACTACCGCTCGCCGGCCGAGGTGTTCGAGCTGGCCGCCAAGGTGGTGCGTAGCGACGTACCCGATGCCGATCTGCCCGATGCGGTACGCCGGACCGGTGTCGCGCCGACCCTGCTGGCCACCACCGGCGCCGAGCTGGTGCCCACCCTGCTCGACGTGATCACCGACCTGACCGCCCAGGTGGAGGGCACCATCGGGGTGATCGCACCGCCGTCGAGGCTGACGCAGCTGCGTACCGCCCTGGACGGGTCGGTCGGGCGCGAACTCGGGCGGCGACTCGTCGTCGTCTCGCCATTGGAGGCCAAGGGCCTGGAGTACGACGCCGCCGTGGTGGTCGCCCCGGACGAGATCGTCGCCGAGTCCCCCGGCGGGATCCGGGTGCTGTACGTCGCGCTGACCCGGCCGACCCAGCGGCTGGTCACGATCGACGTCGACTCCCCCGGCCGCTGGCGCCCCGCCCGATCCGAACCCGGCCCCGCCTGA
- a CDS encoding NAD(P)-binding protein codes for MGVPAVPIGRRVPVVVIGASLAGLAVAGRLALVGHRVVLHERRDRISALAPSVIDLPAAWRDSFRKSGRPLDLELQTLGLQWRPAPPTDYGVLLLPHSRGEQWETLGTRWGEPVARRWQDFLDSTDQVWQAMRPLGIESELSDPRLDRRTRQAIGWRRSLADLAAALHHDGLAELLTAIAAEHDADPRWLPGWYATRHSIRRTFGRWQLVDAHGRTDNQALVGLLRRRLDKRGVELRLGSAIDSPSTVTPAELAAAAVVDCTGGDRIDWRGRRTWVVLEPTTREPGRYYAGPRTRAGSEPWAQLMSAAVAAYAVHSHRTGEDIRPVRKATPRRRLI; via the coding sequence ATGGGTGTGCCGGCAGTACCGATCGGTCGACGGGTTCCGGTGGTCGTGATCGGCGCCTCGCTGGCCGGGCTCGCCGTCGCCGGCCGGTTGGCCCTGGTCGGTCACCGGGTGGTGCTGCACGAACGCCGCGACCGGATCAGCGCCCTCGCCCCCTCGGTGATCGACCTGCCCGCCGCCTGGCGGGACAGCTTCCGCAAGTCCGGACGTCCGCTGGACCTGGAACTGCAAACCCTCGGTCTGCAGTGGCGACCTGCGCCGCCGACCGACTACGGGGTGCTGTTGCTGCCGCACAGCCGGGGCGAGCAGTGGGAGACCTTGGGTACCCGATGGGGTGAGCCCGTCGCCCGCCGCTGGCAGGACTTCCTCGACTCCACCGATCAGGTCTGGCAGGCGATGCGACCGCTGGGGATCGAGTCCGAACTGTCCGACCCGCGGCTGGACCGGCGTACCCGACAGGCCATCGGCTGGCGCAGGAGTCTGGCCGATCTGGCGGCGGCTCTGCACCACGACGGCCTGGCTGAACTCCTCACCGCGATCGCCGCCGAGCACGACGCCGACCCCCGATGGCTCCCCGGCTGGTACGCCACCCGGCACAGCATCCGCCGTACCTTCGGCCGCTGGCAGCTCGTCGATGCCCACGGACGTACCGACAACCAGGCATTGGTCGGCCTGCTGCGGCGCCGGCTGGACAAACGCGGGGTGGAGCTACGACTGGGGTCGGCGATCGACTCCCCGTCGACCGTCACCCCCGCCGAGCTGGCCGCGGCGGCCGTCGTCGACTGCACCGGAGGTGATCGGATCGACTGGCGGGGCCGACGGACCTGGGTGGTTCTGGAACCGACCACCCGCGAGCCCGGGCGCTACTACGCCGGCCCGCGTACCCGGGCCGGCAGCGAGCCCTGGGCACAGTTGATGTCGGCGGCGGTCGCGGCCTATGCCGTCCACTCCCATCGGACCGGCGAGGACATCCGACCGGTACGCAAGGCCACCCCGCGTCGCCGCCTGATCTGA
- a CDS encoding phosphoenolpyruvate carboxylase gives MSERDELPAALRRDVRLLSTMLGQILTEAVGEDLLADVEQLRTLAISGEIEQAEEVVAGWTDERAEQVARAFTAYFHLANLAEEQHRLRVLAERDASGTAHDADSYPAAWSDLVSEVGKEEADRRLAGLEFRPVFTAHPTEARRRAVASAIRRISALLARRDDPRVRGRNADDLDRQLLAEIDLLWRTAPLRSTKPSPTDEVRTAMSIFDNTLFEVVPKIYRTLDATVLGERTGTAAPVAPAFLRLGCWIGGDRDGNPHVTAKVTRQAARIASDHVLRGLENATLRIGRSLTAAQTDAPASKELKALLRAQSGLAEELATEIAERSPEEPHRQALLFFVERLQATRLRNADLAYADAEEFLAELRTVQDSLSTHDPRSAWGSVQDLIWQTETFGFHLAEFEIRQHSKVHRQALEELDAGVEPSEMTIEVLDTLRVLGRIQKRFGTSAARRYIISFTQSADDLAAVIRLAEYAFEGEELPVIDVIPLFETYDDLQASTGILDELITMPHTRQRLAENGRRLEVMLGYSDSSKDVGPVSATLALYDAQARIASWAQANDIALTLFHGRGGALGRGGGPANQAVLAQPPGSVEGRFKLTEQGEVIFARYGDQTIAQRHVEQVSSATLRQGAPSISKRNADSAERFAPMAETMDRASRTRFYDLVKSEGFAPWFAQVTPQEEVGWLSLGSRPARRGLSVESLEDLRAIPWVFAWSQARINLTGWFGLGTALAAVGEETELRAAFAQWPLFSAMIENVEMSLAKTDDRIAERYLALGDRDDLAGLVREEMALTREWVARTTGKELLTDRPVLRRAVELRSPYVDALSLLQLRALRRLRTEEGADDAAARRLMLLAVSGVSAGLQNTG, from the coding sequence ATGAGCGAACGGGACGAACTGCCCGCTGCACTGCGACGCGATGTGCGCCTGTTGAGCACGATGCTCGGCCAGATCCTGACCGAGGCGGTCGGCGAGGATCTGCTCGCCGATGTCGAACAGTTGCGCACCCTGGCCATCAGTGGCGAGATCGAGCAGGCCGAGGAGGTGGTCGCCGGTTGGACCGATGAACGCGCCGAACAGGTGGCCCGGGCGTTCACCGCGTACTTCCACCTGGCCAATCTTGCCGAGGAGCAGCATCGTCTTCGGGTGCTGGCCGAACGCGATGCCAGTGGTACGGCGCATGATGCCGACAGCTACCCGGCCGCCTGGTCCGACCTGGTTTCGGAGGTGGGCAAGGAGGAGGCCGATCGCCGACTGGCCGGGCTCGAGTTCCGGCCGGTCTTCACCGCCCATCCGACCGAGGCCCGACGTCGTGCGGTGGCCAGCGCGATCCGCCGGATCAGTGCCCTGCTCGCGCGTCGCGACGATCCCCGGGTGCGTGGTCGCAACGCCGATGATCTTGACCGACAGCTGCTGGCCGAGATCGACCTCCTCTGGCGGACCGCGCCGCTGCGCTCGACCAAACCCTCGCCGACCGATGAGGTACGCACGGCGATGTCGATCTTCGACAACACGCTGTTCGAGGTCGTACCGAAGATCTACCGGACGCTGGATGCGACGGTGCTGGGGGAACGTACCGGGACCGCGGCTCCGGTGGCGCCGGCCTTCCTCCGCCTGGGCTGTTGGATCGGCGGTGATCGGGACGGCAACCCCCATGTCACCGCCAAGGTCACCCGCCAGGCTGCCCGGATCGCCAGTGACCACGTCCTGCGCGGGTTGGAGAACGCCACCTTGCGGATCGGCCGGTCGCTGACCGCCGCGCAGACCGATGCACCGGCCAGCAAGGAGCTGAAGGCGTTGTTGCGCGCCCAGTCCGGTCTGGCCGAGGAACTGGCCACCGAGATCGCCGAACGCAGTCCGGAGGAACCCCACCGGCAGGCGTTGCTGTTCTTCGTCGAACGCCTGCAGGCGACCCGGTTGCGCAATGCCGATCTTGCCTATGCCGACGCCGAGGAGTTCCTGGCCGAACTCCGTACCGTCCAGGACTCCTTGTCCACACATGATCCGCGCAGCGCCTGGGGCAGTGTGCAGGACCTGATCTGGCAGACCGAGACCTTCGGCTTCCACCTGGCCGAGTTCGAGATTCGCCAGCACTCCAAGGTGCATCGGCAGGCGTTGGAAGAACTCGACGCCGGGGTCGAACCGTCGGAGATGACGATCGAGGTGCTGGACACCCTGCGGGTGCTCGGGCGGATCCAGAAGCGGTTCGGTACCTCAGCCGCTCGTCGCTACATCATCTCCTTCACCCAGTCCGCCGATGATCTTGCGGCGGTGATCCGGCTCGCGGAGTATGCCTTCGAGGGTGAGGAACTGCCGGTGATCGACGTGATCCCGCTGTTCGAGACCTATGACGACCTGCAGGCGAGCACCGGCATCCTCGACGAGTTGATCACCATGCCGCACACCCGGCAGCGGCTGGCGGAGAACGGTCGGCGGCTGGAGGTGATGCTCGGATACTCCGACTCCTCGAAGGACGTCGGCCCGGTCTCGGCGACCCTCGCGCTCTACGACGCGCAGGCCCGGATCGCTTCCTGGGCGCAGGCGAACGACATTGCGCTGACCCTCTTCCACGGTCGCGGCGGTGCGCTCGGCCGCGGTGGCGGACCGGCCAACCAGGCGGTCCTCGCACAACCCCCGGGTTCGGTCGAGGGCAGGTTCAAACTGACCGAACAGGGGGAGGTGATCTTCGCCCGCTACGGTGACCAGACGATCGCCCAGCGCCATGTGGAGCAGGTCTCCTCGGCCACCTTGCGCCAGGGCGCTCCGTCGATCAGCAAGCGCAATGCCGACTCCGCGGAACGTTTCGCGCCGATGGCCGAGACGATGGACCGCGCCTCCCGTACCCGCTTCTACGACCTGGTGAAGTCGGAGGGGTTCGCGCCCTGGTTCGCCCAGGTCACCCCGCAGGAGGAGGTCGGCTGGCTCTCCCTGGGATCGCGACCGGCACGACGCGGCCTGTCGGTCGAATCGCTGGAGGATCTCCGGGCGATCCCGTGGGTCTTCGCCTGGTCGCAGGCGCGGATCAACCTGACCGGCTGGTTCGGTCTGGGTACGGCGCTGGCAGCGGTCGGCGAGGAGACCGAGCTGCGGGCCGCCTTCGCCCAGTGGCCGCTGTTCTCGGCGATGATCGAGAACGTCGAGATGTCACTGGCCAAGACCGACGACCGGATCGCCGAACGTTACCTGGCGTTGGGCGACCGAGATGATCTTGCCGGGCTCGTCCGCGAGGAGATGGCCCTCACCCGGGAATGGGTGGCGAGGACCACCGGCAAGGAGCTGTTGACCGATCGGCCGGTGCTGCGCCGTGCCGTCGAACTGCGATCGCCCTATGTCGATGCGTTGTCACTGCTGCAGTTGCGGGCGTTGCGGCGGTTGCGGACCGAGGAGGGGGCAGACGATGCCGCCGCCCGGCGGTTGATGCTGCTGGCCGTCAGCGGTGTCTCCGCCGGTCTGCAGAACACCGGCTGA
- a CDS encoding AMP-binding protein, producing the protein MSRTEQLVEEWRSVYEAPEANVAHLLCDRHDPGAIAFSFVHDDLSTTDLSYGELRHRSAKLATVLAQAGVGTGTRVPVLMGKRPELITTLLAIWRLGAVHVPLFTAFATGAIELRVVGSGAKLVITEPGQRQKLDPIDGIEILQTGEEWEAAIDAATEQESPVAAGPQAPFLQLYTSGTTGKPKGVPVPVRALGGFHSYLHFGLDVTAEDVFWNAADPGWAYGLYYAIVAPMVAGRRSLLTYAGFSPEFTAKVIKEHRVSNFAGAPTMYRSMSKSGNLSGLQLRRASSAGEPLTPDVVEWAVQALGTEVRDHYGQTELGMVIGNGWHPDVARPLKDGSMGQPLPGHAAGVVDGVIAIDTENSPLLWFTGYHGAPELTAGRFSADGRWYLTGDTGRVDDDGYFFFTARDDDLILAAGYRIGPFDVESVLITHPSVADVAVVGLPDPEGIRGEVVAAFVVLTDPSGASDELATELQVLVRDTYSKHAYPRAVSFVESLPKTPSGKIQRYLLRK; encoded by the coding sequence GTGAGCAGAACAGAGCAGCTCGTCGAGGAGTGGCGGTCGGTCTACGAGGCGCCGGAGGCGAACGTTGCCCACCTGTTGTGCGACCGGCACGACCCCGGAGCCATCGCCTTCAGCTTCGTCCACGACGACCTTTCCACCACCGACCTGAGCTATGGCGAACTGCGGCACCGATCGGCCAAGCTGGCCACCGTGCTGGCGCAGGCCGGAGTGGGTACGGGTACGCGGGTGCCGGTGCTGATGGGCAAGCGCCCGGAGTTGATCACCACCTTGTTGGCGATCTGGCGACTGGGTGCGGTGCACGTACCGTTGTTCACCGCCTTCGCCACCGGGGCGATCGAACTGCGCGTCGTCGGCTCGGGAGCGAAGCTGGTGATCACCGAACCCGGCCAGCGGCAGAAGCTGGATCCGATCGACGGCATCGAGATCCTGCAGACCGGTGAGGAGTGGGAGGCGGCGATCGATGCCGCCACCGAGCAGGAGTCGCCGGTCGCCGCCGGACCGCAGGCCCCGTTCCTGCAGCTCTACACCTCCGGCACCACCGGCAAGCCCAAGGGAGTCCCGGTGCCGGTCCGCGCCCTCGGCGGATTCCACAGCTACCTTCACTTCGGCCTGGACGTGACCGCCGAGGACGTCTTCTGGAATGCCGCCGACCCCGGCTGGGCCTACGGCCTCTACTACGCGATCGTGGCTCCGATGGTGGCCGGTCGGCGCAGCCTGCTGACCTACGCCGGTTTCAGCCCCGAGTTCACCGCGAAGGTGATCAAGGAACACCGGGTCAGCAACTTCGCCGGCGCGCCGACCATGTACCGGTCGATGTCGAAGTCGGGAAACCTCTCCGGGCTGCAACTGCGACGCGCCTCCTCCGCCGGTGAACCGCTCACCCCCGATGTCGTCGAGTGGGCGGTGCAGGCGCTGGGCACCGAGGTACGTGACCACTACGGCCAGACCGAGTTGGGCATGGTGATCGGCAACGGTTGGCACCCCGACGTCGCCCGACCGCTGAAGGACGGATCGATGGGCCAGCCGTTGCCCGGACATGCTGCCGGGGTGGTCGACGGGGTGATCGCGATCGACACCGAGAACAGCCCGCTGCTGTGGTTCACCGGATACCACGGGGCGCCGGAGCTGACCGCGGGACGATTCAGCGCCGACGGTCGCTGGTACCTCACCGGGGACACCGGCCGGGTCGACGACGACGGGTACTTCTTCTTCACCGCCCGGGACGACGACCTGATCCTCGCCGCCGGGTACCGGATCGGACCGTTCGACGTCGAGAGCGTCCTGATCACCCACCCCTCGGTCGCCGATGTGGCGGTGGTCGGACTGCCCGATCCCGAGGGCATTCGCGGAGAGGTGGTCGCAGCCTTCGTCGTGCTCACCGACCCGTCCGGGGCATCGGATGAACTGGCCACCGAGTTGCAGGTACTGGTGCGTGACACCTACTCCAAACACGCCTATCCGCGAGCAGTGAGTTTCGTCGAGTCACTGCCGAAGACGCCGAGCGGCAAGATCCAGCGCTACCTGTTGCGGAAATGA
- a CDS encoding cupin domain-containing protein: MTRLDATDPDLGASGAEVLASRLIHCDVETFAEQYWGARPLLTRGADDYSDLLSPAIVDSLLSEHGLRTPFLRVAKNGATLPDSSFTAPAGVGAGIGDQLDDTALWRQFADGATLVLQALHRTWQPIVDLSSRLGTELGHPVQANAYITPPQNQGFDAHYDVHDVFVLQTVGSKRWIIHEPVLTDPLRDEPWSDRKAQVAEAAAGEPLIDTVLEPGDALYLPRGWLHSAKALGEVSVHLTLGIHVWTGYALAEQLTRSALDLLRDDPDVRATLELGVDHPLALDLIRQRLLDAIAVADPGVRFQQVRRSQARPAPLGPLAQLAALNGLTEQSRLRLRPALTARIEGDRLTSRAGWLALGPTEKQAMQALMTAGESSAADLGTDFARRLLRAGIVLPADR, from the coding sequence GTGACCCGATTGGACGCAACTGATCCGGACCTCGGCGCCTCGGGCGCCGAGGTCCTGGCGTCCCGGCTGATCCACTGCGACGTCGAGACCTTCGCCGAGCAGTACTGGGGTGCGCGACCCCTGCTCACCCGCGGCGCCGACGACTACTCCGATCTGCTGTCACCGGCGATCGTGGACTCCCTGCTGTCCGAGCACGGATTGCGGACGCCGTTCCTGCGCGTGGCGAAGAACGGCGCGACCCTGCCCGACAGCAGTTTCACCGCACCGGCCGGAGTCGGTGCCGGAATCGGCGACCAGCTCGACGACACCGCGCTGTGGCGGCAGTTCGCCGACGGCGCCACGCTGGTACTGCAGGCGCTGCACCGGACCTGGCAGCCGATCGTCGACCTGAGCTCCCGACTGGGAACCGAGCTGGGTCATCCGGTGCAGGCGAATGCCTACATCACGCCCCCGCAGAACCAGGGCTTCGACGCCCACTACGACGTGCACGACGTCTTCGTGCTGCAGACCGTCGGCAGCAAACGATGGATCATCCACGAGCCCGTGCTCACCGATCCGTTGCGTGACGAACCCTGGTCCGACCGCAAGGCGCAGGTGGCCGAGGCCGCAGCAGGGGAGCCGCTGATCGACACCGTGCTGGAGCCCGGCGACGCGCTGTACCTGCCGCGCGGCTGGCTGCACTCGGCCAAGGCGCTCGGGGAGGTGAGTGTGCACCTGACCTTGGGGATCCACGTCTGGACCGGGTACGCACTGGCCGAACAACTGACCCGCTCCGCGCTCGATCTGCTGCGCGACGACCCCGACGTGCGCGCCACCCTCGAACTCGGGGTCGATCATCCGTTGGCGCTGGATCTGATCCGGCAGCGGCTGCTCGACGCCATCGCAGTGGCCGACCCGGGGGTACGGTTCCAGCAGGTACGGCGCTCGCAGGCGCGCCCGGCGCCCCTGGGACCGTTGGCCCAGCTCGCGGCCCTGAACGGTCTGACCGAGCAGTCCAGGTTGCGCCTCCGGCCGGCACTGACAGCCCGGATCGAAGGTGACCGGTTGACCAGCCGGGCCGGCTGGCTGGCTCTCGGCCCGACCGAGAAGCAGGCGATGCAGGCGTTGATGACCGCAGGCGAGTCGTCCGCTGCCGACCTGGGGACCGATTTCGCACGCAGGCTGCTCCGGGCCGGGATCGTCCTGCCCGCGGATCGGTGA